In the genome of Vespa crabro chromosome 1, iyVesCrab1.2, whole genome shotgun sequence, the window tattattattattattattattgttattgttattattattattattattgttattgttattattattgttattattattgttattattattgttattgttattgttattgttattgttattgtcattattgttattattattgttattgttattgttattactattgttattgttattgtaattgttattgttattactatttttcttattattattgttattgttattgttattgtgattgttattgttattgttattattattgttattattattgttattgttattgtaattgttactgttattactatttttgttattattattgttattgttattgttattattattgttattgttattgttattgttattattattgttattgttattattattgttattatttatattgttattgttattgttattattattgttattgttattgttattgttattgttattgttattgttattgttactgttactgttattgttattgttattattattattgttattattactgttattgttattattattgttattgttattgttattgttattaatattgttattgttattattattgttaatgttattgttattgttattgttattgttattattattgttattgttattattattgttattcttattgttattgttattgttattattattattattattaatgttattgtttttgttaatgttattgttattgttgttgttattgttactgttactgttattcttattgttattattattgttattattattgttattgttattattactgttattcttattgttattgttattattattattattgttattgttattgttattgttattgttatttttattattattgttattattattgttattgttattattcttgttattgttattgttattaatattgttattgttatggttattgttattattattattattattattattattattaatgttattattattgttattgttattattattattattgttattgttattgttattgttattgttattgttattgttattattattgttattgttattattactgttattcttattgttattgttattattattattattgttattgttattgttattgttattgttattaatattagtgtgattattattgttattgttattgttattgttattgttattgttataattattgatactgttattgttattgttattgttatagttattgttattgttattgttattgtcattatttatattgttattgttattgttattattattgttatttttattattattgttattgttattgttattgttattgtcattatttatattgttattgttattgttattgttattgttattattattgttattattattattattattattattattattgttattgttattgttattgttattgctattgttagtattattattattgttattattattgataatgttattgttattgttattattattgttattgttattgtaattgttattgttattattattattgttattattattgttattattattattattgttattgttattattattattattattattattgttattgttattgttattgttattgtcattattttaattgttattgttattattattattattattattattattatttttataattattgttattattattattattgttattattattgttattgttattattattgttattattattgttattgttattgttattgttattattatagttattgttattgtcattattattattattattactattattattattattattattgttattattattgttattgatttttttattattattgttaatgttattgttattgttattgttattgatattgttattgttattgttgttgttattgttactgttactgttattgttattgttattattattattgttattaatactgttattgttattgttattgttattattattgctattattatttttattattattgttattgttattgttattgttattgttataattattgatactgttattgttattgttattgttattgttattattattgttattattattattgttattgttattgttaatgttattgttattgctattatttctgttattaatactattgttattgttattactatttttattattaatatagttatatttattgttattgttattgttattgttattgttattgttattgttattattattataattgttattattattattattattattatttttatatttattattactgttattattattattattgttattattattgttattgttattattactgatattgttattaatattattattgttattattattgttaatgttattgttattgttattgttattgttgtcattattgttattattattgttattatttttgttattgttattgttattattattgttattgttattgttattattattattattattattattattattattattattattattattattattattattattcttattgttcttgttattgttattattattgttaatgttattgttattgttattgttattgttattattattgttattgatattattattgttattcttattgttattgttattgttattattattattaatgttattgtttttgttattgttattgttattgttattgttgttgttattgttactgttactgttattgttattgttattattattattgttattattactgttattgttattgttattgttattgttattattattgttattgttattgtaattgttattgttattactattattgttattattattgttattgttattgttattgttattattattgctattgttattgttatttttattgttattgttattgttattgttatttttattgttatagttattattattgttattgttattgttattattattgatattgttattgttattattattattattattattattatttttgttattattattgttattgtcattattattattattgctattgttattgttattgtcattatttttattgttattgttattgttattgttattgttattgttattgttatttttattgttaatattattgtacttattattgttatgtttattatttatattgttattgttattgttattgttattgttattgttattgttattactgttgttattattactattgttatttttattgttattattattgttattatagtgattattattgttattgttattgttattgttataactattgatattgctattgttattgttattgttattgttattattattgttattattgtgattattattgttaatgtaattgttattgttattattattattgttattgttattgtaattgttattgttattattattattgttattatattattattatttttattattattgttattattattgttattgttattattattgttattgttattgttattattatagttattgttattgtcattattattattattattattactattattattattattattattgttattattattgttattgatttttttattattattgttaatgttattgttattggtattgttattgatattgttattattattgttactgttattattattgttattcttattgttattgttattattattgttattgttattgttattaatattattgtgattattatttttattgttattgttattgttattgttattattattgttattgttattgtaattgttattgttattattattgttattattattcttattattattgttaatattattattattgttattattattattattattgttattgttattgttgttattgttattgttattattattattattattattatttttattgttattgttattattattattgttattattattgttattgttattgttattattagtattattgttattattattgttattgttattgttattgttattattattattattattattgttattgttattattattgttattattattgttattattattataattattgttattgtttttgttattattattgttattgttattgttattgttattgttattgttattgttattgttattattcatattgttattgttattgttattattattgttattattattattattgttattaatattattgttattgttattgttatggttattgttattgttattattattattatttttattattattattattattattattgttattgtaaagttattgttattgttattgttattgttattattattattcttcttatttttattgatattgatattgttattgttattgttattgatattgatattgttattgttattattattgttattatttttgttattgttattgttattattatagttattgttattgttattattattattattattattattattattattattattattattattattattattattcttattgttcttgttattgttattattattgttaatgttattgttattgttattgttattgttattattattgttattgttattattattgttattcttattgttattgttattgttattattattattaatgttattgtttttgttattgttattgttattgttattgttgttgttattgttactgttactgttattgttattgttattattattattgttattattactgttattgttattgttattgttattattattgctattgttatttttattattattgttattgttattgttattgttattgttataattattgatactgttattgttattgttattgttattgttattattattgttattgttattttaattgttattgttattactattattgttattattattgttattgttattgttattgttattattattgctattgttattgttatttttattgttattgttattgttattgttattgttatttttattgttatagttattattattgttattgttattgttattattattgatattgttattgttattattattattattattattattatttttgttattattattgttattgttattattattattattgctattgttattgttattgtcattatttttattgttattgttattgttattgttattgttattgttattgttatttttattgttaatattattgtacttattattgttatgtttattatttatattgttattgttattgttattgttattgttattactgttgttattattactattgttatttttattgttattattattgttattatagtgattattattgttattgttattgttattgttataactattgatattgctattgttattgttattgttattgttattattattgttattattgtgattattattgttaatgtaattgttattgttattattattattgttattgttattgtaattgttattgttattattattattgttattatattattattatttttattattattgttattattattgttattgttattattatagttattgttattgttattattatagttattgttattgtcattattattattattattattactaatattattattattattattgttattattattgttattgatttttttattattattgttaatgttattgttattggtattgttattgatattgttattattattgttactgttattattattgttattcttattgttattgttattattattgttattgttattgttattaatattattgtgattattatttttattgttattgttattgttattgttattattattgttattgttattgtaattgttattg includes:
- the LOC124424414 gene encoding putative uncharacterized protein DDB_G0286901, which translates into the protein SNNNNNNNNNNNNNNNNNNNNNNNNNNNNNNNNNINNNNNNNNNNNNNHNNNNINNNNNNKNNNNNNNNNNNNKNNNNNNNNNNNNNNNNNNNKNNSNNNNNNNNNNNNNNKNNSNSNNNNNNNNNINKNNNINNNNNNNNNNNNKNNNNNNNNNNNNNNNNNNNNINNNNNNNNINNNNNNNNNNNNNNSNNNNNNNNNNNNSNSNNNNNNNNNNNNNNNNNNNNNNNNINNNNNNNNNNNNNNNNNNNNNNNNNNNNNNNKNSNNSNNYNNNNNNNNNNNNNNNNNHNNNNNNNNNKKNSNNNNNYNNNNNSNNNNNNNNNNNNDNNNNNNNNNNNN